AGATGACAGCGTAAATTGGTTTCTTCCTCAAAACGTTTCGTGTACAAACGATCGGTTTTGGCAAACAATTTCCAGTCGATATGTTTGGTGCTTTCGCCTGCGTTATAAACTTTGTGTTCGGCAAATTCGGCAGAAAATCCATGAAACGGACTCTTGTGCATTCCCGATATAAAACCTTCCACAACCTGATTTGCCAGCATTTCGAGATGCTGAAAACTGGAGACTTTCTCTATTTCCGATTCAATTTTCATTCGGTTTCTTTTTTAATATTTTGTGCTTTATAAAGCAAATCTGTCGCCATTAATAATTTTCGCTTCAGAATTGGACTAAAATTAGGATTTTCTTTTAAGAAACGCTGTACTTCATCAAAAGCATATTTCGACGAATACTTCCCAACAGTATTATCTAACCAGTCTTTCGGAAAGAAAATATCTCCCGTGCGCTGAATTTCGTCTACCAAATCTAATGAAAATCTAATATACTTCTGCGCACTTTCCTGACGAAGCGGATGATTTACATTCGACAACCCAACCGAAACCCACGATTCTTTCTCGCGATTGGCATCGTCTTTTAATGATTCAATAAAAGTATTTCGAACCGATTCGTCATTTGATAAGGACGGAAGCAAAAATTCAAATCGTTTTTGTTTGTCCGGATTTGTAATTGTTGTTCTGGTTTTTTCTAAGATTTCATTGGCTTTTTCATGTTTAAAAATCGCCAGATTCATCGCCATGTTCGTATAATCATCTTCGTTCAATTTCAATCCCGGAATTATAACTTCCTTATTCCAAATCTGGTACAATTTGGCTTTCGCCGAATCTGAATACGCAATCGAACTGAATAATCCGAATAAAGTCTTTTTGATATTGGCTGATAAGTTGGTTTGCAAACGGCTAAATAAAGTATCAATAAGCTGTTTCTGAACTTTATTTTGTTGCTTTTCAGCAAAGAATCTCCAATAAATGGTATTCAAATTATTAGACACAATTCGTAATACCAATTCGTTTTCTTCAGTTTGAATTCCTTTAAAAAAACAATCAAAAGCTTTGTCTGGAGCAATATTTCCAATCAAGGTATTTTCGTAAAGATTACTATATGCAGAAGCTCTTGCCACCTCATCTTTTAAACTTGAAATGGCATTCAAATTATTCCCGTCAAGCGGAAAAACTCCGTATCCAAAACCGTTATAATTATAAATTATGGCAAGCGGTTTTTCAAGTCCAATAGCTTCTTTTAAAATTAAATTTTTATCTGAAATATTTGCCGTCAGTACTTTTACATCATTAGTATAAACGAAACCAATTTGAAAAATCTGAGGCCAAACATTATTTGATTTATCTTCTGCTTTCTGTTGAATTTCGAACTTTTTAATTCGGTTTTTAGAATCGTATTCTATTTTATCTAAGAAAATCGTTCTTCCCGATTTGTTTACCCAAACCTCACTCCATTTCTTCATATCGAGAGGCGTTTCGGCATCGAGAATTTCGACCAAATTATTCCAATCGGCATTGTCATTGGCGTATTTCTCAATGTATTTTTGAATTCCTTTCTGGAAAGCCTCCTTTCCCATCGAAGCTTCTAACTGACGCATCATAATTGGTGCTTTGTTGTAAATCATGGCACCGTAAAGTGAACCTGCATTTTTTAAATTTGCTAAATGCTGTCGTATCGGATGTGTTCCCAAAGATCGGTCTTCCGCGTAAGCGTTAGGATAATGCGCCGAGAAAAACTGTAAATTATGATTGACTTTTGGAAAAATCGGATTCATAATTTTATCTGCCATGAAGTTCGCAAAAACTTCTTTCATCCAAACATCATCAAACCATTTCATCGTTACCAAATCGCCAAACCACATATGTGAGGTTTCGTGTGCAATAAGTTTTGCTCGGTTTAATTTTTCACTATCTGTTGCGCTGTTGTCCAAAAACAAAGTCGATTCTCTGTACTGAATCGCTCCTACATGTTCCATTCCGCCGTATTGAAAAACCGGAATTGAAGCAAAATCCAACTTCTTGAAAGGGAATTTATAATTGGTATATTTTTCTAAAAAATCTAATGATTGTTGATGCAGATTGAAAATTGTATCAGTGCTGCTTTGTATTTTTTTCTCATCATTCTCGCGATATAAAAAATTCATTTCGCTAAATCCGAACTTCTTTTTAGTAGTTTTAAATTTTCCCGCTACGAAAGAAAATAAATACGTACTCATTTTATCCGATTCATCAAAGCCATACCTCATATAAGAAACATTATCAATCACAATTTCATATACTCCAAAAATTCGGGAAGCAGAAAGAACGGTCCATTCAACAGGAACCTGTAGAGTCAGTCTATAAGTCGCTTTTAAATCTGGTTGATCAAAACAGGGAAATAAAGTACTGGCGCGATCTGGAACCAACAGCGTATATAGAAAATCATCATTTCTGTTTAAAGATAAATTTCCTGCGATAAACGAAATTTTAATTTTATTTTTTCCTAAAATCAAATTCTCAACAGGAATTGCGATGTGTCCTTTTTCATGAATAATTGCAATGTTTTTCCCGTTGGCTTCAATTGTTTTTATGTTTTGAGTTTTCTCTTTAAAATCTAAATACAACGGCTCACTCAAATCTGACAAAGACAAATCTACATTAACCTTAGAAACAATATCTTCACTTTTCTTATTCGGAATTTCAAATAGAAGTTCATACTTGAGATCTGAAATTTGATGTTTTCTAAATTGAGCCAATTGCTCTGAGACACCTTCTTCCAAAACAAGATTTCCTTTTGTTTTTGATTGAGAAAATCCAATCGTAATTGCCATTAAAAAAGCAAGAAAGGGGTAGAAAATTTTCATTTTTAGAAGGAATATATGAATGGCTAAAATAGCAAAAGCAATGATTTTTCGCAACTATTACCGCAACTTCATTGCATTTATAAATAAGATTTCTATATTTGCAACAATAGTGCATTAATTGCATAAAATACCACTTACGGAAGTTAACTCTTCACGAATGAAAAAGAAATTTAAAATTATAAATCTTTTAATGCCGTTTATCGTATTGTTTGCAATACTGTTTCCGGCCGTGCATTCGTATGAGCATATTCTTGACACACAGCTTTCGAAGGAAAAAATAGAATATTCGGTTTCTGAAAAACCGCAGTTTAAATCCAAACTGCATTCTTTTCATAAATGTTCGATCTGTGATTTTAAATTCAGCGCCGTTGGTACATTTGAATTCAATGTTTTTCAATTTTATAAAAATGTTTCTGTTGTAAAACATATCATTTTTTACAGCGAACAACATTTTGTATTTTTTAAAGGCTCACTTTTCTCACTCCGAGCCCCGCCTTTTACTATCTAGTATTTTTTTGTGTTCCGATTTTCTGATTCGGAGTTGAACTGCATTTTTATTTAATTCA
This portion of the Flavobacterium gelatinilyticum genome encodes:
- a CDS encoding M1 family aminopeptidase; amino-acid sequence: MKIFYPFLAFLMAITIGFSQSKTKGNLVLEEGVSEQLAQFRKHQISDLKYELLFEIPNKKSEDIVSKVNVDLSLSDLSEPLYLDFKEKTQNIKTIEANGKNIAIIHEKGHIAIPVENLILGKNKIKISFIAGNLSLNRNDDFLYTLLVPDRASTLFPCFDQPDLKATYRLTLQVPVEWTVLSASRIFGVYEIVIDNVSYMRYGFDESDKMSTYLFSFVAGKFKTTKKKFGFSEMNFLYRENDEKKIQSSTDTIFNLHQQSLDFLEKYTNYKFPFKKLDFASIPVFQYGGMEHVGAIQYRESTLFLDNSATDSEKLNRAKLIAHETSHMWFGDLVTMKWFDDVWMKEVFANFMADKIMNPIFPKVNHNLQFFSAHYPNAYAEDRSLGTHPIRQHLANLKNAGSLYGAMIYNKAPIMMRQLEASMGKEAFQKGIQKYIEKYANDNADWNNLVEILDAETPLDMKKWSEVWVNKSGRTIFLDKIEYDSKNRIKKFEIQQKAEDKSNNVWPQIFQIGFVYTNDVKVLTANISDKNLILKEAIGLEKPLAIIYNYNGFGYGVFPLDGNNLNAISSLKDEVARASAYSNLYENTLIGNIAPDKAFDCFFKGIQTEENELVLRIVSNNLNTIYWRFFAEKQQNKVQKQLIDTLFSRLQTNLSANIKKTLFGLFSSIAYSDSAKAKLYQIWNKEVIIPGLKLNEDDYTNMAMNLAIFKHEKANEILEKTRTTITNPDKQKRFEFLLPSLSNDESVRNTFIESLKDDANREKESWVSVGLSNVNHPLRQESAQKYIRFSLDLVDEIQRTGDIFFPKDWLDNTVGKYSSKYAFDEVQRFLKENPNFSPILKRKLLMATDLLYKAQNIKKETE